The genome window ttcactgaaattcaaaAAATACACTCGGTAAAGTGGGAAAACCGAATGTTTTCGAAGAATTCTAGCGTATTTCTACATTGATCAAAATACGCTGAATGCGATCGAATATCGATAAAACCGGTCGTATTTTGAGAGTCCGATTTGAGCGTTTTTTTCCCTCAGTCAACTGGATTTGACCGGAACTCATTCAAAATTTTCGAATTTTTGCGCAAATTACATATATTTCAAGAATGCACGGGGTCGGCCGTCGTATTTGTGAACCCTGCCCCGCGCTCGGAGTCGGAAAGCGGGTTACCGTTGCGTCGCCTCTCATGTGCACACCCGCTTTTCCCCAACTTTTAAGCACCGCTCGCCCTTCCTGACCGTTGCATTCCCAAAATCTCCTTGGTTCCCATCCGAAACAGCAGCGCACGAGACGAAACCGCCAGCGCGTACGCGAGAGCCGCTCGACGCCAAGAAGAACCcgagagccgccgccgcccatggccGACGCCAGCGCCCTTGTCGTCTCCTCCGCCGCCGGGGAGGGGTGGCGGCAGCACCCGCTGAGCCAGATCGCGGGCAGCGGGACGCACCGGCTGCTGCTGAAGCAGTGGCTCAAGGAGGAGGACCTGCTCGCGCGCCGCGTCGCCCTGCGGGAGGCCCGCCTCGACGGCGCGCGCAGGGAGATCGCCTTCCTCTACTGCGCCTTCTTCGCCTTCCACGCCGcctccgtcctcctcctcttcctctcgtcctcctccgcaTCCTCCgttgcctccgccgccgctgcgtGCAGGCGGTCCTGGATCCCCTGCCTCGTCTCGCTGCTCTCGTCGCTGGCCATGCTCTGGGCGCTGCGGTACAAGTCCGACACGGAGGCCGTCCTGGAGCGGCTGCTCGCGCGGGAGCGCGAGGACGCGCTGCTCCTCGGCAAGTGCGTCGCCGAGCTCAAGCGCAAGGGCCTCGAGTTCGACCTCCTCAAGGAGGTGGACGCGCTGCGCAGGGCAAAGAGCCTCCGCGTCGAGGCCAAGGGCGGCGAGAAGGCCAGGAGGTGGCAGGCCAGGGACCTCGCCGTCTTCGCGCTCTTCGGCGCCGCCTGCGGGGTGCTCGTGCTCACCAGGTTCTTGCTCTGTAATTAGCAAAGATTATGGGGGCATCACGTGATTCGCTTGCCTTCTTGGCGCTCTTCTTGATTACCGTTGCTGGGTGAAGCGCATAATTCGTTGTTGGCACAACTGTTTGTTCTGCCAATTTTGGTGTTGGTTTTTGTTTGTAATAAGTAAAGGACTTGATGCCTCAGAGCTTATTCGCATTCGTATTTTTCATTGTATTATGGAGCAAAAGTACTCTCCAAGTGTTATGAATTTACAAAGATTATGTCACCCTGCAGTTATGCTTCGTTGCCTTAAAATGCATTCATTTGTAAAATCCTGGTTTCAGTCGAAATTGAAAAACCGATCGTCAGTTGTAACTTTTCTAGAATATTTTTTGGTCAGTGCTCCATTTAGTTTCAGTGGAAGTGATTTCTCGGACAAGAAATGCGCCAGAATTTACCTGAAAGTGGTGGGGCACCTCAACTCCAGTTCCTTTGAGGCATTTTGCCCATCCTttttttcttgcattttctTTAAAATTTGAACACAAATTCCA of Phragmites australis chromosome 3, lpPhrAust1.1, whole genome shotgun sequence contains these proteins:
- the LOC133911268 gene encoding uncharacterized protein LOC133911268 — protein: MADASALVVSSAAGEGWRQHPLSQIAGSGTHRLLLKQWLKEEDLLARRVALREARLDGARREIAFLYCAFFAFHAASVLLLFLSSSSASSVASAAAACRRSWIPCLVSLLSSLAMLWALRYKSDTEAVLERLLAREREDALLLGKCVAELKRKGLEFDLLKEVDALRRAKSLRVEAKGGEKARRWQARDLAVFALFGAACGVLVLTRFLLCN